A part of Paenarthrobacter sp. A20 genomic DNA contains:
- a CDS encoding ATP-dependent Clp protease proteolytic subunit — translation MATVDPAAQDNYIYNRLLKERIIWLGSEVRDENANAICSQLLLLSAEDPEKDIYLYINSPGGSVTAGMAIYDTMQFIPNDVVTVATGLAASMGQFLLSSGTKGKRYATPNARILMHQPSGGIGGTASDIKIQAELILHMKKVMAELTAEQTGQSVETILKDNDRDKWFTAPEALEYGFFDKISAHAGSVAGGGGTANQSGAESNSEN, via the coding sequence ATGGCAACTGTCGATCCCGCAGCCCAGGACAACTACATCTACAACCGCCTGCTGAAAGAGCGCATTATTTGGCTCGGCTCTGAAGTCCGTGACGAGAATGCCAACGCCATTTGCTCCCAGCTCCTCCTCCTCTCGGCCGAAGACCCGGAGAAGGACATCTACCTGTACATCAACTCCCCGGGTGGGTCCGTGACGGCCGGCATGGCCATCTACGACACCATGCAGTTCATTCCGAACGACGTCGTCACAGTCGCAACGGGCTTGGCTGCCTCCATGGGCCAGTTCCTCCTGTCGTCCGGCACCAAGGGCAAGCGCTACGCCACGCCCAACGCCCGCATACTGATGCACCAGCCCTCCGGCGGCATCGGCGGCACGGCCTCGGACATCAAGATCCAGGCTGAATTGATCCTGCACATGAAGAAGGTCATGGCGGAACTTACGGCTGAGCAGACCGGTCAGTCCGTAGAGACCATCCTCAAGGACAACGACCGCGACAAGTGGTTCACGGCCCCCGAGGCGTTGGAATACGGCTTCTTCGACAAGATCTCGGCGCACGCCGGTTCTGTTGCCGGTGGTGGCGGTACGGCCAACCAGTCGGGCGCAGAGTCGAACTCCGAAAACTAA
- a CDS encoding ATP-dependent Clp protease proteolytic subunit, translating into MNYNFGWSAGNLPSSRYVLPQFEERTPYGFKRQDPYTKLFEDRIIFLGVQVDDASADDIMAQLLVLESTDPDRDITLYINSPGGSFTAMTAIYDTMQYIRPEIQTVCLGQAASAAAVLLAAGTPGKRLALPNARVLIHQPALSGGQGGQASDLEIQAAEVMRMRTWLEDTLAHHSGRTSEQVNNDIERDKILTAADALSYGLIDQVLDSRKIKPQTISR; encoded by the coding sequence ATGAACTACAACTTCGGATGGTCTGCCGGTAATCTCCCGTCCAGCCGTTACGTCCTGCCCCAGTTCGAGGAACGCACACCTTACGGCTTCAAGCGCCAGGACCCGTACACCAAGCTGTTCGAGGACCGCATCATCTTCCTCGGTGTCCAGGTTGACGACGCCTCCGCCGACGACATCATGGCCCAGTTGCTGGTCCTTGAGTCAACGGACCCGGACCGCGACATCACCTTGTACATCAACTCGCCAGGCGGCTCATTCACGGCCATGACGGCCATCTACGACACCATGCAGTACATCCGTCCGGAGATCCAGACGGTATGCCTGGGCCAGGCCGCCAGTGCAGCTGCAGTTCTGCTCGCTGCGGGTACCCCGGGTAAGCGACTGGCGCTTCCGAACGCACGTGTCCTGATCCACCAGCCGGCTCTGTCCGGTGGCCAAGGTGGGCAGGCCTCCGACCTTGAAATCCAGGCGGCTGAAGTCATGCGCATGCGCACCTGGCTTGAGGACACTCTGGCGCACCACTCGGGCCGTACTTCCGAGCAGGTCAACAATGACATCGAGCGCGACAAGATCCTCACGGCGGCGGACGCCCTGAGCTACGGTCTCATTGACCAGGTTCTGGACTCCCGCAAGATCAAGCCCCAGACAATCTCCCGGTAG
- a CDS encoding ribose-5-phosphate isomerase — translation MTTPRVHIATDHAGMELSAHLVSHLTAKGYDVVDHGPKEYDALDDYPSFCINAGVAVVADQEAGVHALGIVLGGSGNGEQIAANKVKGVRAALAWNLSTAKLAREHNDANVIAVGGRQHSVEEATELIEAFLQEPFSNDERHVRRIGKIAVYETTGEIVE, via the coding sequence GTGACTACACCCCGCGTCCACATCGCCACCGACCACGCCGGCATGGAGCTCAGTGCCCACCTGGTCAGCCACCTCACCGCCAAGGGCTATGACGTGGTGGACCACGGTCCCAAGGAGTACGACGCACTGGACGACTATCCCTCGTTCTGCATCAATGCCGGTGTTGCTGTCGTTGCGGACCAGGAAGCCGGTGTCCACGCTCTGGGCATCGTGCTGGGCGGCTCCGGCAACGGCGAACAAATCGCCGCCAACAAGGTCAAGGGTGTTCGCGCTGCGCTGGCATGGAACCTCTCCACCGCAAAGCTTGCCCGCGAGCACAACGATGCCAACGTTATTGCCGTCGGCGGCCGCCAGCACTCCGTTGAAGAAGCCACCGAGCTCATCGAAGCGTTCCTGCAGGAACCATTCAGCAACGACGAACGCCATGTGCGCCGCATCGGAAAAATTGCCGTGTACGAAACCACCGGCGAAATCGTCGAGTAG
- the tig gene encoding trigger factor: protein MKSAVENLTATRVKLNVEVPFEELKPSIDAAYKTVASQIQVPGFRKGKVPTKLIDQRVGRGYVLETAINDGLNGWYQAAVQETGVRPLSRPEVEITEVPDPTSTDGELKFQVEIDVRPEIELPDYAGIKVEVAAAESSDADIDKSLDELRGRFGTLKSVERPAKNDDFLTIDITATIDGEEIDSASGLSYQVGAGTMLEGLDEAVTGLSADEEAIFDTTLVGGDHAGESAQVKVVVKAVKERELPEANDDFAQLASEFDTLAELREDLAKQAADSKVVEQGVEARDKVLDKLVELVEVPVPDSVVEEQIEAHFNPENAHGEGDHDTEEHRAEVKANTERAFQNEIILDAIADKEEVDVSQNELIDYIVTTASQYGMDPNQFAQIIDQSGQVPMMVSEVRRRKALAVVLGQAEVVDSEGNKVDLTDFVRPAGEAAAEEAAAVEASEEADAAASDDPAAVKF, encoded by the coding sequence GTGAAGAGCGCTGTCGAGAACCTCACCGCAACGCGGGTCAAGCTCAACGTTGAGGTTCCCTTTGAGGAACTGAAGCCGAGTATCGATGCCGCGTACAAGACCGTTGCTTCGCAGATCCAGGTTCCCGGATTCCGCAAGGGCAAAGTTCCCACCAAGCTGATCGACCAGCGTGTTGGCCGTGGCTACGTCCTGGAGACGGCCATCAACGATGGCCTCAACGGTTGGTACCAGGCCGCAGTTCAGGAAACGGGCGTACGCCCCCTGAGCCGCCCCGAGGTTGAGATCACCGAGGTTCCGGACCCCACGTCCACCGATGGCGAGCTCAAGTTCCAGGTTGAGATCGATGTCCGCCCCGAGATCGAACTGCCGGACTACGCCGGTATCAAGGTCGAGGTCGCTGCAGCTGAGTCCTCCGACGCTGACATCGATAAGTCCCTCGACGAACTGCGCGGCCGTTTCGGCACGCTCAAGTCCGTGGAGCGCCCCGCGAAGAACGACGACTTCCTGACCATCGACATCACCGCCACCATTGACGGCGAAGAGATCGATTCGGCGTCGGGCCTGTCCTACCAGGTTGGCGCCGGCACCATGCTTGAAGGCCTCGATGAAGCCGTGACCGGCCTCTCTGCGGACGAAGAAGCCATCTTCGACACCACGCTGGTAGGCGGTGACCACGCCGGCGAGTCCGCTCAGGTGAAGGTTGTTGTCAAGGCTGTCAAGGAGCGCGAACTTCCTGAAGCAAACGACGACTTCGCCCAGCTTGCCTCCGAATTCGACACCCTTGCCGAGCTCCGTGAGGACCTCGCCAAGCAGGCTGCCGACTCCAAGGTTGTTGAGCAAGGCGTAGAAGCACGCGACAAGGTCCTGGACAAGCTCGTTGAGCTCGTTGAGGTTCCGGTTCCGGATTCCGTGGTCGAAGAGCAGATCGAAGCGCACTTCAACCCGGAGAACGCCCACGGCGAAGGTGACCACGACACCGAGGAGCACCGTGCCGAGGTCAAGGCCAACACCGAGCGTGCGTTCCAGAACGAGATCATCCTTGACGCCATCGCGGACAAGGAAGAAGTAGATGTCAGCCAGAACGAGCTGATCGACTACATCGTCACCACCGCGAGCCAGTACGGCATGGACCCCAACCAGTTCGCTCAGATCATTGACCAGAGCGGCCAGGTTCCCATGATGGTTTCCGAGGTCCGCCGCCGCAAGGCGCTGGCAGTTGTGCTGGGCCAGGCAGAGGTTGTCGACTCCGAGGGCAACAAGGTTGACCTCACCGACTTCGTTCGTCCTGCCGGTGAAGCAGCAGCCGAAGAGGCCGCAGCTGTCGAGGCATCTGAGGAAGCCGACGCTGCAGCAAGCGACGACCCCGCAGCAGTGAAGTTCTAG
- a CDS encoding Fpg/Nei family DNA glycosylase: MPEGHSVHRLARQFQDVFGGRRLDVSSPQGRFAAGAQLLTGHTMVEAMAHGKQLFLRFDHEVFLHVHLGLYGAWNFGGDSTFTGASSIGAPRRIGEKETGPAADDTGYAGPPPPVGAVRVRLVSDHGWADLRGATICAAVTSAEAQAVLDRLGPDPLHNRGGDREEFIRRLRRRKTAVALLLMDQSVLAGVGNIYRAEVLFRQAMDPWTPGSSIDAESAGHLWDDTVDTMSDGVRDGRIVTTPPTLWTGDAAIAPDADAHFVYKRDGMPCRACGTIVGMAEIGARKLYWCPGCQV; the protein is encoded by the coding sequence GTGCCTGAAGGGCACTCGGTCCACCGCCTGGCCCGCCAATTCCAAGATGTTTTTGGCGGCCGGCGCCTGGACGTCTCCAGTCCGCAAGGACGGTTTGCCGCCGGAGCCCAGCTGCTGACCGGGCACACCATGGTGGAGGCCATGGCCCATGGGAAGCAGCTGTTCCTCAGGTTCGACCACGAAGTGTTCCTCCACGTCCACCTTGGACTGTACGGTGCGTGGAACTTTGGTGGTGACAGCACCTTTACGGGAGCCTCCAGTATTGGTGCTCCCCGTCGCATCGGAGAAAAGGAGACCGGGCCCGCGGCCGATGACACTGGATACGCCGGACCGCCTCCTCCCGTGGGTGCCGTCCGCGTCCGTTTGGTGTCCGACCACGGTTGGGCCGACCTCCGCGGTGCCACGATCTGTGCTGCCGTCACCTCGGCTGAGGCCCAAGCCGTGCTGGATCGCTTGGGCCCTGATCCGTTGCACAACAGGGGAGGGGACCGCGAGGAATTCATCCGCCGCCTCCGCCGCCGCAAGACAGCGGTTGCCCTCTTGCTGATGGACCAATCGGTTTTGGCCGGCGTAGGCAACATTTATCGCGCCGAAGTGCTGTTCCGGCAGGCCATGGATCCTTGGACCCCGGGAAGCAGTATCGACGCGGAGTCCGCCGGTCATCTGTGGGACGACACTGTCGACACCATGTCCGACGGAGTCCGTGACGGACGGATTGTTACGACGCCTCCCACACTGTGGACCGGTGACGCTGCGATAGCGCCCGACGCCGATGCCCACTTCGTCTACAAGCGGGACGGAATGCCCTGCCGGGCCTGCGGGACGATCGTGGGCATGGCGGAAATTGGCGCCCGCAAGCTTTATTGGTGTCCCGGCTGCCAGGTGTAG